A stretch of the Archangium violaceum genome encodes the following:
- a CDS encoding radical SAM protein: protein MTLAPKLLFADPKGRVMEHPYLLATLRSGEELVPPQDKPIPLPSAGRLVHLPGRLPVGIHPETGELELVREMKVGGKTFVPSAVGALLPPGYTRTFLPGEVKADGPVLPQWAYTAAAWGEDGPVAWAIHTDKRSHWDPEKYSTPELKKIVDAHLARFPDNRVLKQLTTCALLYRCFTSQNIFYVRDEGAIPASVMCNARCVGCISDQPADGPPASHERMNDGPTAEEMGQIGLFHLENAPGRTMVSFGQGCEGEPLTRWKFIAEAIRYMRARTSRGSININTNASLTKGLEALFDAGLDAIRVSLNSASKELYEAYYKPVKYGWEDVEASIALARERGAYLALNLLLFPGVTDREGEVKALERLVKKYKVDQVQTRSLCIDPIQYLEVARDKGAGGEPVGIRELLRRLKAARPGLVIGNFARGLEERQNAASTGR from the coding sequence ATGACTTTGGCACCGAAGCTGTTGTTCGCGGATCCCAAGGGCCGGGTGATGGAGCACCCCTACCTGCTGGCAACCCTGCGCAGCGGGGAGGAGCTCGTTCCCCCGCAGGACAAGCCCATCCCCCTGCCGTCCGCTGGCCGGCTCGTCCATCTGCCGGGCCGCCTGCCCGTGGGCATCCACCCCGAGACGGGCGAGCTGGAGCTGGTGCGCGAGATGAAGGTGGGTGGGAAGACCTTCGTGCCCAGCGCGGTGGGCGCGCTGCTGCCGCCGGGCTACACCCGCACCTTCCTCCCCGGCGAGGTGAAGGCGGACGGCCCCGTGCTTCCGCAGTGGGCGTACACCGCCGCGGCATGGGGCGAGGACGGACCGGTGGCCTGGGCCATCCACACCGACAAGCGCTCGCACTGGGATCCGGAGAAGTACTCCACGCCCGAGCTGAAGAAGATCGTGGACGCGCACCTGGCGCGCTTTCCGGACAACCGCGTCCTCAAGCAGCTCACCACGTGCGCGCTGCTGTACCGGTGCTTCACCTCGCAGAACATCTTCTACGTGCGTGACGAGGGCGCCATCCCCGCGTCGGTGATGTGCAACGCGCGCTGCGTGGGCTGCATCTCGGATCAGCCGGCGGACGGGCCTCCCGCCTCGCACGAGCGCATGAACGACGGGCCCACCGCCGAGGAGATGGGGCAGATCGGGCTGTTCCACCTGGAGAACGCCCCCGGCCGCACCATGGTCAGCTTCGGCCAGGGCTGCGAGGGCGAGCCGCTCACCCGGTGGAAGTTCATCGCCGAGGCCATCCGCTACATGCGCGCGCGCACCTCGCGCGGCTCCATCAACATCAACACCAACGCGAGCCTCACGAAGGGACTCGAGGCGCTCTTCGACGCGGGGTTGGATGCCATCCGCGTGTCGCTCAACTCTGCGTCGAAGGAGCTCTACGAGGCCTACTACAAGCCGGTGAAGTACGGCTGGGAGGACGTGGAGGCGTCCATCGCCCTGGCGCGCGAGCGTGGCGCGTACCTCGCGCTCAACCTGCTGCTCTTCCCGGGTGTCACGGACCGCGAGGGCGAGGTGAAGGCGCTGGAGCGGTTGGTGAAGAAGTACAAGGTGGACCAGGTACAGACGCGCTCGCTGTGCATCGATCCCATCCAGTACCTGGAGGTTGCGCGAGACAAGGGCGCCGGGGGAGAGCCCGTCGGCATCCGCGAGCTGCTGCGCCGGCTCAAGGCGGCCCGGCCAGGGTTGGTTATCGGTAACTTCGCGCGCGGGCTGGAGGAGCGTCAGAACGCGGCCAGTACCGGTCGGTAG
- a CDS encoding amidase, translated as MQELVFLPTHRLARLVRAREVSAIELLEAHLGQVARHNVRLNALVTVDGARARARAREADAALARGEVWGPLHGVPVTVKDSFETAGLRTTSGFDRLARYVPRQDATVVARLKAAGAVLVGKTNLPTLALDTQTHNPLFGRTNNPWDVERTPGGSSGGGAAAVASGMSPLEVGSDIGGSIRIPSHYCGVFGLKPSEGLIPLSGHIPGLPGAPRGVRHQGVAGPLARSVEDLRFALRLLMGPDGRDSEVAPVSLPEESRRELRTYRFAWTDSLGGLPVSAETRSALDGLARELLRAGCTVEHCSPELDFEQVWDTWGRLLGGEVGSVMSTMPRLLTAFQFGSMKGTSALNRGILRGLQGRMVDYAEALTVRDRLMWKLESFLSRWDAWLCPVTVGPAFTHRSSGEWLEVDDQRVQYLSGTLGHTSLFNVTGHPVVVVPLARSRVGALPLGVQVVGRRWQDEALLSVAEALTDVTGTFQRPPDV; from the coding sequence ATGCAAGAGCTCGTCTTCCTTCCAACGCACCGGTTGGCCAGGCTGGTGCGCGCACGCGAAGTGTCCGCCATTGAATTGTTGGAGGCCCACCTCGGGCAGGTGGCCCGGCACAACGTGCGGCTCAACGCGCTGGTGACGGTGGACGGGGCGCGGGCCCGTGCCCGGGCGCGCGAGGCGGATGCGGCGCTGGCTCGCGGCGAGGTGTGGGGCCCGCTGCACGGCGTCCCGGTGACCGTGAAGGACTCCTTCGAGACGGCGGGGCTGCGCACGACGAGCGGCTTCGACAGGCTGGCGCGCTACGTGCCCCGGCAGGACGCGACGGTGGTGGCGCGGCTGAAGGCGGCGGGGGCCGTGCTGGTGGGCAAGACGAACCTCCCGACGCTCGCGCTGGACACGCAGACGCACAACCCCCTCTTCGGCCGGACGAACAACCCGTGGGACGTGGAGCGCACCCCCGGAGGAAGCTCGGGAGGAGGGGCCGCGGCGGTGGCCTCGGGGATGAGTCCGCTCGAGGTGGGCAGCGACATCGGCGGCTCCATCCGCATCCCCTCGCACTACTGCGGGGTGTTCGGCCTCAAGCCGAGCGAGGGCCTCATCCCCCTGTCCGGCCACATTCCCGGACTGCCTGGAGCACCGCGCGGCGTACGTCACCAGGGCGTGGCCGGGCCCCTGGCGCGCTCGGTGGAGGATCTGCGGTTCGCGCTGCGGCTGCTGATGGGACCGGATGGCCGGGACTCCGAGGTGGCGCCGGTGTCGCTGCCAGAGGAGTCCCGACGGGAGCTGCGCACGTACCGTTTCGCGTGGACGGACAGCCTGGGGGGATTGCCCGTATCGGCGGAGACGCGCTCGGCATTGGATGGCCTGGCGCGCGAGCTGCTCCGGGCGGGCTGCACGGTGGAGCACTGCTCACCGGAGCTCGACTTCGAGCAGGTCTGGGACACGTGGGGGCGGCTGCTGGGAGGGGAGGTCGGCTCGGTGATGTCGACGATGCCGCGCCTGCTGACCGCCTTTCAGTTCGGTTCCATGAAGGGAACCTCCGCGCTGAATCGCGGCATCCTCCGAGGTCTTCAGGGGAGGATGGTGGACTACGCGGAGGCGCTCACGGTGAGGGATCGGCTGATGTGGAAGCTGGAGTCCTTCCTGTCCCGATGGGATGCGTGGCTGTGCCCGGTGACGGTGGGCCCGGCCTTCACGCACCGCTCATCCGGCGAGTGGCTGGAGGTGGACGATCAGCGCGTGCAGTACCTCTCCGGCACGCTGGGCCACACGAGCCTCTTCAACGTGACGGGGCACCCGGTGGTCGTGGTGCCGCTCGCTCGATCGCGGGTAGGGGCCTTGCCACTCGGCGTCCAGGTGGTGGGCCGACGCTGGCAGGACGAGGCGCTGCTGTCCGTGGCCGAGGCGCTGACGGACGTGACGGGCACCTTCCAGCGCCCGCCGGACGTGTGA
- a CDS encoding chemotaxis protein CheW produces MAPDRAIAGQARPEQEFFCFRAGELRLAVPSENVLEVIRTGLLTPLPRTPSFLLGVTGHRGEVLPVMDLLRFLGKGEARVGPRTRLFIGISGNYRVGVVADAVLGLRRIPLANILPPPLGGDAAVEHLLGVAEGASAQESIALINFTKLLQSARQRAVVR; encoded by the coding sequence ATGGCGCCCGACCGAGCCATCGCGGGTCAGGCTCGGCCGGAGCAGGAATTCTTCTGTTTCCGCGCGGGTGAGCTTCGCCTCGCGGTTCCCAGCGAGAATGTCCTCGAGGTCATCCGTACGGGGCTCCTCACGCCCCTGCCTCGAACCCCGTCCTTCCTCCTGGGTGTTACCGGCCATCGCGGCGAGGTACTCCCGGTGATGGATCTCCTGCGCTTCCTTGGCAAGGGGGAGGCCCGAGTCGGGCCCAGGACCCGACTGTTCATCGGAATCAGCGGCAACTACCGCGTCGGCGTGGTGGCGGACGCGGTGCTCGGCCTGCGGCGCATCCCCCTGGCCAACATCCTTCCTCCTCCCCTGGGTGGAGACGCGGCCGTCGAGCACCTGCTCGGTGTGGCCGAGGGGGCCTCGGCCCAGGAGTCGATCGCCCTGATCAACTTCACCAAGCTGCTGCAGAGCGCCCGGCAGCGGGCGGTGGTGCGATGA
- a CDS encoding Frizzy aggregation protein FrzB → MIYGDDQSPELDEVDVLFFEVGDIVYGTDASQVLRIDRSHPDDLELPDLGPLKRGNRAIVFDTPEGEGHLKVDVIRGVRPVPIMDLRRLPQVAGAAPYAVGVFLDQERPVMLIDLVETLNAQGRH, encoded by the coding sequence ATGATCTACGGCGATGATCAGTCGCCCGAGCTCGACGAGGTCGACGTCCTCTTCTTCGAGGTCGGCGACATCGTCTATGGCACGGATGCCTCGCAGGTGCTGCGCATCGATCGCTCGCACCCGGACGATCTCGAGCTGCCGGATCTCGGTCCGCTCAAGCGCGGCAATCGCGCGATCGTCTTCGACACTCCCGAGGGGGAGGGGCACCTCAAGGTGGACGTCATTCGCGGCGTGCGCCCCGTCCCCATCATGGATTTGCGGCGGCTGCCCCAGGTGGCTGGCGCCGCCCCCTACGCGGTCGGCGTGTTCCTGGATCAGGAACGCCCCGTGATGCTCATCGATCTTGTTGAAACCTTGAATGCTCAAGGAAGGCACTGA